From the Panthera leo isolate Ple1 chromosome C1, P.leo_Ple1_pat1.1, whole genome shotgun sequence genome, one window contains:
- the FIGN gene encoding fidgetin isoform X1, with protein MISSTSVYGLKMQWTPEHAQWPEQHFDITSTTRSPAHKVEAYRGHLQRTYQYAWANDDISALTASNLLKKYAEKYSGILEGPVDRPVLSNYSDAPSGLVNGRKNESEPWQPSLNSEAVYPMNCVPDVITASKAGVSSALPPADVSASIGSSPGVASNLTEPSYSSSTCGSHTVPSLHAGLPSQEYAPGYNGSYLHSTYSSQPAPALPSPHPSPLHSSGLLQPPPPPPPPPALVPGYNGTSNLSSYSYPPASYPPQTAVGSGYSPGGAPPPPSAYLPSGIPAPTPLPPTTVPGYTYQGHGLTPIAPAALANSSASSLKRKAFYMAGQGEMDSSYGNYSYGQQRSTQSPMYRMPDNSISNSNRGNGFDRSAETSSLAFKPTKQLMSSEQQRKFSSQSSRALTPPSYSTAKNSLGSRSSESFGKYTSPVMSEHGDEHRQLLSHPMQGPGLRAATSSNHSVDEQLKNTDTHLIDLVTNEIIAQGPPVDWNDIAGLDLVKAVIKEEVLWPVLRSDAFSGLTASPRSILLFGPRGTGKTLLGRCIASQLGATFFKIAGSGLVAKWLGEAEKIIHASFLVARCRQPSVIFVSDIDMLLSPQVSEEHSPVNRMRTEFLMQLDTVLTSAEDQIVVICATSKPEEIDESLRRYFMKRLLIPLPDSTARHQIIVQLLSQHNYCLNDKEFALLVQRTEGFSGLDVAHLCQEAAVGPLHAMPATDLSAIMPSQLRPVTYQDFENAFCKIQPSISQKELDMYVEWNKMFGCSQ; from the coding sequence GCTTGAAGATGCAGTGGACGCCGGAGCATGCCCAGTGGCCAGAACAGCACTTTGACATCACCTCAACCACTCGGTCTCCTGCCCACAAAGTTGAAGCCTACCGAGGTCATTTGCAGCGCACCTATCAGTATGCCTGGGCAAACGATGACATATCTGCTCTGACTGCCTCCAACCTGCTAAAAAAATACGCAGAGAAGTATTCTGGCATCCTAGAAGGCCCCGTGGACCGGCCCGTACTCAGCAACTACTCGGACGCGCCCTCGGGGCTGGTGAACGGGCGGAAGAATGAAAGCGAACCCTGGCAGCCTTCCTTGAATTCGGAAGCGGtctatcccatgaactgtgtCCCGGATGTCATCACGGCCAGCAAAGCCGGAGTCAGTTCGGCCCTCCCTCCGGCAGATGTCTCTGCCAGCATAGGGAGCTCTCCTGGGGTGGCCAGCAACCTGACAGAACCTAGCTACTCGAGTAGTACCTGCGGAAGCCACACCGTGCCCAGCCTTCACGCAGGGCTCCCGTCTCAGGAATACGCCCCGGGATACAACGGCTCGTATTTGCATTCGACGTACAGCAGCCAGCCGGCgcctgccctgccctcacctcACCCCTCCCCTTTGCATAGCTCCGGGCTCCTGCagccccccccgccgccccccccgccgcccgccctgGTCCCGGGCTACAATGGGACTTCTAACCTCTCCAGTTACAGCTATCCCCCCGCCAGCTACCCGCCTCAGACTGCCGTGGGATCTGGGTACAGCCCCGGGGGCGCGCCGCCGCCTCCTTCAGCCTACCTGCCTTCAGGAATCCCTGCTCCgacccctctgccccccaccactgTTCCTGGCTACACTTACCAGGGCCATGGTTTGACACCTATCGCCCCCGCGGCTCTGGCCAACAGTTCGGCGAGTTCTCTCAAAAGGAAAGCTTTCTATATGGCAGGGCAAGGAGAGATGGACTCCAGTTACGGAAATTACAGCTACGGCCAACAGAGATctacacagagccccatgtacaGAATGCCCGACAACAGCATTTCAAACTCGAATCGGGGGAATGGCTTTGACAGAAGTGCTGAAACATCATCCTTAGCATTTAAGCCAACGAAGCAGCTAATGTcctctgaacagcaaaggaaattcAGCAGCCAGTCCAGTAGGGCTCTGACCCCTCCTTCCTATAGTACTGCTAAAAATTCCCTGGGATCGAGATCCAGCGAATCCTTTGGGAAGTACACGTCGCCGGTAATGAGTGAGCACGGGGACGAGCACAGGCAGCTCCTCTCTCACCCGATGCAAGGCCCTGGACTCCGTGCAGCTACCTCATCCAACCACTCTGTGGACGAGCAACTGAAGAATACCGACACGCACCTCATTGACCTGGTAACCAATGAGATTATCGCCCAAGGACCACCGGTGGACTGGAATGACATCGCTGGCCTCGACCTGGTAAAGGCCGTCATTAAAGAGGAGGTTTTATGGCCAGTGTTGAGGTCAGACGCGTTCAGTGGACTGACGGCCTCACCTCGGAGCATCCTTTTATTTGGGCCTCGGGGAACAGGCAAAACGTTACTGGGCAGATGCATAGCTAGCCAGCTGGGGGCCACGTTTTTCAAAATCGCTGGTTCTGGACTCGTTGCCAAGTGGTtaggagaagcagaaaaaatCATCCACGCGTCTTTTCTCGTGGCCAGGTGCCGCCAGCCCTCGGTGATTTTTGTCAGTGACATTGACATGCTTCTCTCCCCTCAAGTGAGTGAGGAACACAGTCCAGTCAATCGGATGAGAACGGAATTTCTGATGCAGCTGGACACTGTACTAACTTCAGCTGAGGACCAAATCGTAGTAATTTGTGCCACCAGTAAACcagaagaaatagatgaatctcTTCGGAGGTACTTCATGAAACGACTTTTAATCCCACTTCCTGACAGCACAGCGAGGCACCAGATAATAGTACAACTGCTCTCACAGCACAATTACTGTCTCAATGACAAGGAGTTTGCACTGCTCGTCCAGCGCACAGAAGGCTTTTCTGGACTAGACGTGGCTCATTTGTGTCAGGAAGCAGCGGTGGGCCCCCTCCACGCCATGCCAGCCACAGACCTTTCAGCCATCATGCCCAGCCAGTTGAGGCCCGTTACGTATCAAGACTTTGAAAATGCTTTCTGCAAGATTCAGCCTAGCATATCTCAAAAAGAGCTTGATATGTATGTTGAATGGAACAAAATGTTTGGTTGCAGTCAGtga
- the FIGN gene encoding fidgetin isoform X3 has translation MQWTPEHAQWPEQHFDITSTTRSPAHKVEAYRGHLQRTYQYAWANDDISALTASNLLKKYAEKYSGILEGPVDRPVLSNYSDAPSGLVNGRKNESEPWQPSLNSEAVYPMNCVPDVITASKAGVSSALPPADVSASIGSSPGVASNLTEPSYSSSTCGSHTVPSLHAGLPSQEYAPGYNGSYLHSTYSSQPAPALPSPHPSPLHSSGLLQPPPPPPPPPALVPGYNGTSNLSSYSYPPASYPPQTAVGSGYSPGGAPPPPSAYLPSGIPAPTPLPPTTVPGYTYQGHGLTPIAPAALANSSASSLKRKAFYMAGQGEMDSSYGNYSYGQQRSTQSPMYRMPDNSISNSNRGNGFDRSAETSSLAFKPTKQLMSSEQQRKFSSQSSRALTPPSYSTAKNSLGSRSSESFGKYTSPVMSEHGDEHRQLLSHPMQGPGLRAATSSNHSVDEQLKNTDTHLIDLVTNEIIAQGPPVDWNDIAGLDLVKAVIKEEVLWPVLRSDAFSGLTASPRSILLFGPRGTGKTLLGRCIASQLGATFFKIAGSGLVAKWLGEAEKIIHASFLVARCRQPSVIFVSDIDMLLSPQVSEEHSPVNRMRTEFLMQLDTVLTSAEDQIVVICATSKPEEIDESLRRYFMKRLLIPLPDSTARHQIIVQLLSQHNYCLNDKEFALLVQRTEGFSGLDVAHLCQEAAVGPLHAMPATDLSAIMPSQLRPVTYQDFENAFCKIQPSISQKELDMYVEWNKMFGCSQ, from the coding sequence ATGCAGTGGACGCCGGAGCATGCCCAGTGGCCAGAACAGCACTTTGACATCACCTCAACCACTCGGTCTCCTGCCCACAAAGTTGAAGCCTACCGAGGTCATTTGCAGCGCACCTATCAGTATGCCTGGGCAAACGATGACATATCTGCTCTGACTGCCTCCAACCTGCTAAAAAAATACGCAGAGAAGTATTCTGGCATCCTAGAAGGCCCCGTGGACCGGCCCGTACTCAGCAACTACTCGGACGCGCCCTCGGGGCTGGTGAACGGGCGGAAGAATGAAAGCGAACCCTGGCAGCCTTCCTTGAATTCGGAAGCGGtctatcccatgaactgtgtCCCGGATGTCATCACGGCCAGCAAAGCCGGAGTCAGTTCGGCCCTCCCTCCGGCAGATGTCTCTGCCAGCATAGGGAGCTCTCCTGGGGTGGCCAGCAACCTGACAGAACCTAGCTACTCGAGTAGTACCTGCGGAAGCCACACCGTGCCCAGCCTTCACGCAGGGCTCCCGTCTCAGGAATACGCCCCGGGATACAACGGCTCGTATTTGCATTCGACGTACAGCAGCCAGCCGGCgcctgccctgccctcacctcACCCCTCCCCTTTGCATAGCTCCGGGCTCCTGCagccccccccgccgccccccccgccgcccgccctgGTCCCGGGCTACAATGGGACTTCTAACCTCTCCAGTTACAGCTATCCCCCCGCCAGCTACCCGCCTCAGACTGCCGTGGGATCTGGGTACAGCCCCGGGGGCGCGCCGCCGCCTCCTTCAGCCTACCTGCCTTCAGGAATCCCTGCTCCgacccctctgccccccaccactgTTCCTGGCTACACTTACCAGGGCCATGGTTTGACACCTATCGCCCCCGCGGCTCTGGCCAACAGTTCGGCGAGTTCTCTCAAAAGGAAAGCTTTCTATATGGCAGGGCAAGGAGAGATGGACTCCAGTTACGGAAATTACAGCTACGGCCAACAGAGATctacacagagccccatgtacaGAATGCCCGACAACAGCATTTCAAACTCGAATCGGGGGAATGGCTTTGACAGAAGTGCTGAAACATCATCCTTAGCATTTAAGCCAACGAAGCAGCTAATGTcctctgaacagcaaaggaaattcAGCAGCCAGTCCAGTAGGGCTCTGACCCCTCCTTCCTATAGTACTGCTAAAAATTCCCTGGGATCGAGATCCAGCGAATCCTTTGGGAAGTACACGTCGCCGGTAATGAGTGAGCACGGGGACGAGCACAGGCAGCTCCTCTCTCACCCGATGCAAGGCCCTGGACTCCGTGCAGCTACCTCATCCAACCACTCTGTGGACGAGCAACTGAAGAATACCGACACGCACCTCATTGACCTGGTAACCAATGAGATTATCGCCCAAGGACCACCGGTGGACTGGAATGACATCGCTGGCCTCGACCTGGTAAAGGCCGTCATTAAAGAGGAGGTTTTATGGCCAGTGTTGAGGTCAGACGCGTTCAGTGGACTGACGGCCTCACCTCGGAGCATCCTTTTATTTGGGCCTCGGGGAACAGGCAAAACGTTACTGGGCAGATGCATAGCTAGCCAGCTGGGGGCCACGTTTTTCAAAATCGCTGGTTCTGGACTCGTTGCCAAGTGGTtaggagaagcagaaaaaatCATCCACGCGTCTTTTCTCGTGGCCAGGTGCCGCCAGCCCTCGGTGATTTTTGTCAGTGACATTGACATGCTTCTCTCCCCTCAAGTGAGTGAGGAACACAGTCCAGTCAATCGGATGAGAACGGAATTTCTGATGCAGCTGGACACTGTACTAACTTCAGCTGAGGACCAAATCGTAGTAATTTGTGCCACCAGTAAACcagaagaaatagatgaatctcTTCGGAGGTACTTCATGAAACGACTTTTAATCCCACTTCCTGACAGCACAGCGAGGCACCAGATAATAGTACAACTGCTCTCACAGCACAATTACTGTCTCAATGACAAGGAGTTTGCACTGCTCGTCCAGCGCACAGAAGGCTTTTCTGGACTAGACGTGGCTCATTTGTGTCAGGAAGCAGCGGTGGGCCCCCTCCACGCCATGCCAGCCACAGACCTTTCAGCCATCATGCCCAGCCAGTTGAGGCCCGTTACGTATCAAGACTTTGAAAATGCTTTCTGCAAGATTCAGCCTAGCATATCTCAAAAAGAGCTTGATATGTATGTTGAATGGAACAAAATGTTTGGTTGCAGTCAGtga
- the FIGN gene encoding fidgetin isoform X2 translates to MNPTPQGLKMQWTPEHAQWPEQHFDITSTTRSPAHKVEAYRGHLQRTYQYAWANDDISALTASNLLKKYAEKYSGILEGPVDRPVLSNYSDAPSGLVNGRKNESEPWQPSLNSEAVYPMNCVPDVITASKAGVSSALPPADVSASIGSSPGVASNLTEPSYSSSTCGSHTVPSLHAGLPSQEYAPGYNGSYLHSTYSSQPAPALPSPHPSPLHSSGLLQPPPPPPPPPALVPGYNGTSNLSSYSYPPASYPPQTAVGSGYSPGGAPPPPSAYLPSGIPAPTPLPPTTVPGYTYQGHGLTPIAPAALANSSASSLKRKAFYMAGQGEMDSSYGNYSYGQQRSTQSPMYRMPDNSISNSNRGNGFDRSAETSSLAFKPTKQLMSSEQQRKFSSQSSRALTPPSYSTAKNSLGSRSSESFGKYTSPVMSEHGDEHRQLLSHPMQGPGLRAATSSNHSVDEQLKNTDTHLIDLVTNEIIAQGPPVDWNDIAGLDLVKAVIKEEVLWPVLRSDAFSGLTASPRSILLFGPRGTGKTLLGRCIASQLGATFFKIAGSGLVAKWLGEAEKIIHASFLVARCRQPSVIFVSDIDMLLSPQVSEEHSPVNRMRTEFLMQLDTVLTSAEDQIVVICATSKPEEIDESLRRYFMKRLLIPLPDSTARHQIIVQLLSQHNYCLNDKEFALLVQRTEGFSGLDVAHLCQEAAVGPLHAMPATDLSAIMPSQLRPVTYQDFENAFCKIQPSISQKELDMYVEWNKMFGCSQ, encoded by the coding sequence GCTTGAAGATGCAGTGGACGCCGGAGCATGCCCAGTGGCCAGAACAGCACTTTGACATCACCTCAACCACTCGGTCTCCTGCCCACAAAGTTGAAGCCTACCGAGGTCATTTGCAGCGCACCTATCAGTATGCCTGGGCAAACGATGACATATCTGCTCTGACTGCCTCCAACCTGCTAAAAAAATACGCAGAGAAGTATTCTGGCATCCTAGAAGGCCCCGTGGACCGGCCCGTACTCAGCAACTACTCGGACGCGCCCTCGGGGCTGGTGAACGGGCGGAAGAATGAAAGCGAACCCTGGCAGCCTTCCTTGAATTCGGAAGCGGtctatcccatgaactgtgtCCCGGATGTCATCACGGCCAGCAAAGCCGGAGTCAGTTCGGCCCTCCCTCCGGCAGATGTCTCTGCCAGCATAGGGAGCTCTCCTGGGGTGGCCAGCAACCTGACAGAACCTAGCTACTCGAGTAGTACCTGCGGAAGCCACACCGTGCCCAGCCTTCACGCAGGGCTCCCGTCTCAGGAATACGCCCCGGGATACAACGGCTCGTATTTGCATTCGACGTACAGCAGCCAGCCGGCgcctgccctgccctcacctcACCCCTCCCCTTTGCATAGCTCCGGGCTCCTGCagccccccccgccgccccccccgccgcccgccctgGTCCCGGGCTACAATGGGACTTCTAACCTCTCCAGTTACAGCTATCCCCCCGCCAGCTACCCGCCTCAGACTGCCGTGGGATCTGGGTACAGCCCCGGGGGCGCGCCGCCGCCTCCTTCAGCCTACCTGCCTTCAGGAATCCCTGCTCCgacccctctgccccccaccactgTTCCTGGCTACACTTACCAGGGCCATGGTTTGACACCTATCGCCCCCGCGGCTCTGGCCAACAGTTCGGCGAGTTCTCTCAAAAGGAAAGCTTTCTATATGGCAGGGCAAGGAGAGATGGACTCCAGTTACGGAAATTACAGCTACGGCCAACAGAGATctacacagagccccatgtacaGAATGCCCGACAACAGCATTTCAAACTCGAATCGGGGGAATGGCTTTGACAGAAGTGCTGAAACATCATCCTTAGCATTTAAGCCAACGAAGCAGCTAATGTcctctgaacagcaaaggaaattcAGCAGCCAGTCCAGTAGGGCTCTGACCCCTCCTTCCTATAGTACTGCTAAAAATTCCCTGGGATCGAGATCCAGCGAATCCTTTGGGAAGTACACGTCGCCGGTAATGAGTGAGCACGGGGACGAGCACAGGCAGCTCCTCTCTCACCCGATGCAAGGCCCTGGACTCCGTGCAGCTACCTCATCCAACCACTCTGTGGACGAGCAACTGAAGAATACCGACACGCACCTCATTGACCTGGTAACCAATGAGATTATCGCCCAAGGACCACCGGTGGACTGGAATGACATCGCTGGCCTCGACCTGGTAAAGGCCGTCATTAAAGAGGAGGTTTTATGGCCAGTGTTGAGGTCAGACGCGTTCAGTGGACTGACGGCCTCACCTCGGAGCATCCTTTTATTTGGGCCTCGGGGAACAGGCAAAACGTTACTGGGCAGATGCATAGCTAGCCAGCTGGGGGCCACGTTTTTCAAAATCGCTGGTTCTGGACTCGTTGCCAAGTGGTtaggagaagcagaaaaaatCATCCACGCGTCTTTTCTCGTGGCCAGGTGCCGCCAGCCCTCGGTGATTTTTGTCAGTGACATTGACATGCTTCTCTCCCCTCAAGTGAGTGAGGAACACAGTCCAGTCAATCGGATGAGAACGGAATTTCTGATGCAGCTGGACACTGTACTAACTTCAGCTGAGGACCAAATCGTAGTAATTTGTGCCACCAGTAAACcagaagaaatagatgaatctcTTCGGAGGTACTTCATGAAACGACTTTTAATCCCACTTCCTGACAGCACAGCGAGGCACCAGATAATAGTACAACTGCTCTCACAGCACAATTACTGTCTCAATGACAAGGAGTTTGCACTGCTCGTCCAGCGCACAGAAGGCTTTTCTGGACTAGACGTGGCTCATTTGTGTCAGGAAGCAGCGGTGGGCCCCCTCCACGCCATGCCAGCCACAGACCTTTCAGCCATCATGCCCAGCCAGTTGAGGCCCGTTACGTATCAAGACTTTGAAAATGCTTTCTGCAAGATTCAGCCTAGCATATCTCAAAAAGAGCTTGATATGTATGTTGAATGGAACAAAATGTTTGGTTGCAGTCAGtga